Proteins from one Neodiprion fabricii isolate iyNeoFabr1 chromosome 5, iyNeoFabr1.1, whole genome shotgun sequence genomic window:
- the LOC124183317 gene encoding histone lysine demethylase PHF8-like isoform X1: protein MELGAARSQPGTYCFCGQSYTPEQFMIQCDVCKEWYHGGCVSVKEYSSTDLDKYHCPLCVETNGPSLMKTRMNWHRHDYAESEASSKAVQTGTPVFIRELKSRHFSKSDDIIKHVRGQQLTLQYLQTHGFETPVIIDGKDGLDMTVPPANFSVYDVESYIGGDREMDVIDVTKQSNVRMKLRDFVEYYNDPCRTRVLNVISLEFTNTGLSPMVEAPYIARKLDWVNSVWPRDWPEDSELKRPEVQKYCLMGVKDSFTDFHIDFGGTSVWYHVLRGEKIFYLVRPSPANIQLYQHWMCSSSQSETFFGDQADACYKCIIKQGQTMMIPTGWIHAVLTPVDSLVFGGNFLHSFNIPMQIQIYELEKKMKTPAKFQYPGFETINWFAAKRLLNELKELNNEEKKCPPYLMQGVKALLSILKQWNTDKDYNMTSRGQIPHTINSQKLLKDFSKDIRHAERYLISLNPPKPERESKRKRKKPSNKDFVDYDVADQISGKPVKVNAKETLKSDSKTEVDDISPSNRPPLKLTLPKPSMYPYNSSNVPSEEKTHLNNEKPKPLIKLGKQSLKVIKFKLGDKEVIRSTNEAINNFGNFTTDHLIETPKELTWKQSSVYDFHDGSNESSYSGFTIDEAPKRKKHQNPKASKSMSAVKKLKRDFDGDVDVLTDPPKNGIEELLKASAYTLGNAAQRVDTAAPTSVSQYGQPTPPPTGMCKLKTASSGRASPSTREAIAGMLSFSEQCYSTTSGSPEKSTKSEQEDEDDQLIENIDKVHQDEDFIYPTLDASDDEEFIFKPRGKRRVDEAWNPKARVGPLLPKTNRPAREGVKKTSVEKGLEAAAAKRAKQHPVAKRTYNKRKQKEVLLPVIPAPIVVPAPMEEVVTTTDSYGSILTSPNRLKDVKAKLAAPIPAERKPKKGMKTAKQRLGKILKLHKMMH from the exons ATGGAGCTCGGAGCTGCCCGCTCGCAGCCAGGAACGTATTGTTTCTGCGGTCAATCTTACACTCCCGAACAGTTTATGATACAATGCGATGTTTGTAAGGAATGGTACCACGGAGG ATGCGTATCGGTAAAGGAATATTCGTCAACAGATCTTGATAAGTACCACTGCCCATTGTGTGTGGAAACAAACGGCCCATCCCTGA TGAAAACCAGAATGAATTGGCACCGGCATGATTATGCCGAGTCGGAAGCAAGTTCAAAGGCAGTCCAGACTGGGACACCTGTTTTTATCAGAGAGCTGAAATCACGGCATTTTTCAAAGTCTGATGACATTATCAAACATGTCAGGGGTCAGCAATTGACactacaatatttacaaacacaTGGATTTGAAACACCTGTTATCATTGACGGCAAAGATGGCCTCGACATGACTGTTCCACCTGCAAACTTCAGTGTCTATGATGTAGAAAGTTACATTG GTGGAGATAGAGAGATGGATGTGATCGATGTCACCAAACAGAGCAACGTGCGGATGAAGCTTCGCGATTTTGTTGAGTATTATAACGACCCATGCCGTACGAGAGTCCTGAATGTTATCAGTCTAGAATTTACGAACACGGG ATTGTCTCCTATGGTCGAGGCCCCTTACATAGCACGGAAATTGGATTGGGTAAATTCCGTGTGGCCTCGAGACTGGCCTGAAGACAGTGAACTGAAAAGACCGGAAGTGCAAAAATATTGCCTGATGGGTGTGAAGGACAGTTTCACAGATTTCCACATTGACTTTGGTGGCACTTCTGTTTGGTATCATGTTCTCAGGggcgaaaaaatattctacctTGTCAGACCTTCACCAGCAAACATTCAACTTTATCAGCATTGGATGTGTAGTTCTAGCCAGAGTGAAACATTCTTTGGAGACCAGGCAGATGCTTGCTACAAATGCATCATTAAACAAGGACAGACAATGATGATACCAACTGGTTGGATCCACGCGGTTTTGACCCCTGTTGATTCTCTGGTCTTTgggggaaattttttgcacAGTTTCAATATACCTATGCAAATTCA GATCTATGaacttgaaaagaaaatgaaaactccCGCAAAATTCCAGTACCCTGGTTTCGAAACTATCAATTGGTTTGCCGCCAAACGACTGCTCAATGAGTTGAAGGAACTGAAtaatgaggagaaaaaatgcCCACCGTATTTGATGCAGGGTGTTAAGGCATTGCTAAGTATATTGAAACAGTGGAACACCGACAAAGAC TACAACATGACGAGTCGCGGTCAAATACCGCACACGATAAACAGTCAGAAATTATTGAAGGACTTTAGCAAGGATATAAGGCACGCGGAACGTTACTTAATATCCTTAAACCCTCCGAAACCGGAGCGCGAGAGTaaacggaaaagaaaaaagccgTCGAACAAAGATTTCGTTGATTATGACGTTGCCGATCAAATATCTGGAAAGCCGGTAAAAGTGAACGCGAAAGAGACGTTAAAATCAGATTCGAAAACCGAAGTAGACGACATTTCGCCTAGTAATAGACCCCCGCTAAAACTGACACTTCCCAAACCATCTATGTATCCTTACAATAGTTCAAACGTACCGTCGGAGGAAAAAACCCATCTCAATAACGAAAAACCGAAACCGTTGATTAAATTAGGGAAACAAAGTTTGAAGGTGATTAAGTTTAAGCTCGGGGACAAGGAGGTGATAAGAAGCACCAACGAAGCGATAaacaatttcggaaatttcacTACCGATCACTTGATCGAAACTCCTAAAGAATTGACGTGGAAACAGAGTTCTGTTTATGATTTTCACGACGGCAGTAACGAGAGCAGCTACAGTGGCTTTACAATCGATGAAGCGCCGaaacggaaaaagcaccaaaATCCGAAAGCGTCGAAAAGTATGTCGGccgttaaaaaattgaaacgggATTTTGACGGCGACGTTGACGTCCTTACCGATCCTCCCAAAAACGGTATAGAGGAACTCCTCAAAGCCTCAGCTTACACGCTGGGAAATGCCGCGCAACGGGTCGACACCGC GGCACCGACTAGTGTCTCGCAATACGGTCAACCAACACCGCCGCCAACCGG TATGTGTAAATTGAAAACGGCTAGTTCTGGCAGGGCATCACCGTCAACGCGTGAGGCCATTGCCGGCATGCTGTCGTTTAGCGAGCAATGCTACTCAACGACGTCTGGAAGCCCCGAAAAATCAACCAAGTCCGAACAGGAAGACGAGGACGATcagttgattgaaaatattgacaaagTTCACCAGGACGAGGATTTTA TTTATCCAACTCTCGATGCCTCGGACGACGAGGAATTCATATTCAAACCCCGGGGGAAACGCCGCGTAGATGAAGCCTGGAATCCCAAGGCGAGAGTCGGCCCACTCTTGCCAAAAACGAACCGTCCGGCTCGCGAAGGCGTCAAGAAAACCTCGGTCGAAAAGGGGCTGGAAGCTGCGGCCGCGAAACGAGCCAAGCAACAT cCTGTGGCTAAACGTACTTATAacaagagaaaacaaaaagaagtcTTACTGCCGGTTATACCTGCGCCAATTGTCGTTCCCGCGCCGATGGAAGAGGTGGTTACGACGACAGATAGCTACGGTTCGATACTGACGAGTCCGAATCGGTTAAAAGACGTGAAAGCAAAATTGGCGGCCCCAATTCCTGCTG AACGAAAACCGAAGAAGGGTATGAAAACTGCGAAGCAACGGTTAGGGaagattttgaaacttcaTAAAATGATGCACTGA
- the LOC124183317 gene encoding histone lysine demethylase PHF8-like isoform X2 — MELGAARSQPGTYCFCGQSYTPEQFMIQCDVCKEWYHGGCVSVKEYSSTDLDKYHCPLCVETNGPSLMKTRMNWHRHDYAESEASSKAVQTGTPVFIRELKSRHFSKSDDIIKHVRGQQLTLQYLQTHGFETPVIIDGKDGLDMTVPPANFSVYDVESYIGGDREMDVIDVTKQSNVRMKLRDFVEYYNDPCRTRVLNVISLEFTNTGLSPMVEAPYIARKLDWVNSVWPRDWPEDSELKRPEVQKYCLMGVKDSFTDFHIDFGGTSVWYHVLRGEKIFYLVRPSPANIQLYQHWMCSSSQSETFFGDQADACYKCIIKQGQTMMIPTGWIHAVLTPVDSLVFGGNFLHSFNIPMQIQIYELEKKMKTPAKFQYPGFETINWFAAKRLLNELKELNNEEKKCPPYLMQGVKALLSILKQWNTDKDYNMTSRGQIPHTINSQKLLKDFSKDIRHAERYLISLNPPKPERESKRKRKKPSNKDFVDYDVADQISGKPVKVNAKETLKSDSKTEVDDISPSNRPPLKLTLPKPSMYPYNSSNVPSEEKTHLNNEKPKPLIKLGKQSLKVIKFKLGDKEVIRSTNEAINNFGNFTTDHLIETPKELTWKQSSVYDFHDGSNESSYSGFTIDEAPKRKKHQNPKASKSMSAVKKLKRDFDGDVDVLTDPPKNGIEELLKASAYTLGNAAQRVDTAAPTSVSQYGQPTPPPTGSGRASPSTREAIAGMLSFSEQCYSTTSGSPEKSTKSEQEDEDDQLIENIDKVHQDEDFIYPTLDASDDEEFIFKPRGKRRVDEAWNPKARVGPLLPKTNRPAREGVKKTSVEKGLEAAAAKRAKQHPVAKRTYNKRKQKEVLLPVIPAPIVVPAPMEEVVTTTDSYGSILTSPNRLKDVKAKLAAPIPAERKPKKGMKTAKQRLGKILKLHKMMH; from the exons ATGGAGCTCGGAGCTGCCCGCTCGCAGCCAGGAACGTATTGTTTCTGCGGTCAATCTTACACTCCCGAACAGTTTATGATACAATGCGATGTTTGTAAGGAATGGTACCACGGAGG ATGCGTATCGGTAAAGGAATATTCGTCAACAGATCTTGATAAGTACCACTGCCCATTGTGTGTGGAAACAAACGGCCCATCCCTGA TGAAAACCAGAATGAATTGGCACCGGCATGATTATGCCGAGTCGGAAGCAAGTTCAAAGGCAGTCCAGACTGGGACACCTGTTTTTATCAGAGAGCTGAAATCACGGCATTTTTCAAAGTCTGATGACATTATCAAACATGTCAGGGGTCAGCAATTGACactacaatatttacaaacacaTGGATTTGAAACACCTGTTATCATTGACGGCAAAGATGGCCTCGACATGACTGTTCCACCTGCAAACTTCAGTGTCTATGATGTAGAAAGTTACATTG GTGGAGATAGAGAGATGGATGTGATCGATGTCACCAAACAGAGCAACGTGCGGATGAAGCTTCGCGATTTTGTTGAGTATTATAACGACCCATGCCGTACGAGAGTCCTGAATGTTATCAGTCTAGAATTTACGAACACGGG ATTGTCTCCTATGGTCGAGGCCCCTTACATAGCACGGAAATTGGATTGGGTAAATTCCGTGTGGCCTCGAGACTGGCCTGAAGACAGTGAACTGAAAAGACCGGAAGTGCAAAAATATTGCCTGATGGGTGTGAAGGACAGTTTCACAGATTTCCACATTGACTTTGGTGGCACTTCTGTTTGGTATCATGTTCTCAGGggcgaaaaaatattctacctTGTCAGACCTTCACCAGCAAACATTCAACTTTATCAGCATTGGATGTGTAGTTCTAGCCAGAGTGAAACATTCTTTGGAGACCAGGCAGATGCTTGCTACAAATGCATCATTAAACAAGGACAGACAATGATGATACCAACTGGTTGGATCCACGCGGTTTTGACCCCTGTTGATTCTCTGGTCTTTgggggaaattttttgcacAGTTTCAATATACCTATGCAAATTCA GATCTATGaacttgaaaagaaaatgaaaactccCGCAAAATTCCAGTACCCTGGTTTCGAAACTATCAATTGGTTTGCCGCCAAACGACTGCTCAATGAGTTGAAGGAACTGAAtaatgaggagaaaaaatgcCCACCGTATTTGATGCAGGGTGTTAAGGCATTGCTAAGTATATTGAAACAGTGGAACACCGACAAAGAC TACAACATGACGAGTCGCGGTCAAATACCGCACACGATAAACAGTCAGAAATTATTGAAGGACTTTAGCAAGGATATAAGGCACGCGGAACGTTACTTAATATCCTTAAACCCTCCGAAACCGGAGCGCGAGAGTaaacggaaaagaaaaaagccgTCGAACAAAGATTTCGTTGATTATGACGTTGCCGATCAAATATCTGGAAAGCCGGTAAAAGTGAACGCGAAAGAGACGTTAAAATCAGATTCGAAAACCGAAGTAGACGACATTTCGCCTAGTAATAGACCCCCGCTAAAACTGACACTTCCCAAACCATCTATGTATCCTTACAATAGTTCAAACGTACCGTCGGAGGAAAAAACCCATCTCAATAACGAAAAACCGAAACCGTTGATTAAATTAGGGAAACAAAGTTTGAAGGTGATTAAGTTTAAGCTCGGGGACAAGGAGGTGATAAGAAGCACCAACGAAGCGATAaacaatttcggaaatttcacTACCGATCACTTGATCGAAACTCCTAAAGAATTGACGTGGAAACAGAGTTCTGTTTATGATTTTCACGACGGCAGTAACGAGAGCAGCTACAGTGGCTTTACAATCGATGAAGCGCCGaaacggaaaaagcaccaaaATCCGAAAGCGTCGAAAAGTATGTCGGccgttaaaaaattgaaacgggATTTTGACGGCGACGTTGACGTCCTTACCGATCCTCCCAAAAACGGTATAGAGGAACTCCTCAAAGCCTCAGCTTACACGCTGGGAAATGCCGCGCAACGGGTCGACACCGC GGCACCGACTAGTGTCTCGCAATACGGTCAACCAACACCGCCGCCAACCGG TTCTGGCAGGGCATCACCGTCAACGCGTGAGGCCATTGCCGGCATGCTGTCGTTTAGCGAGCAATGCTACTCAACGACGTCTGGAAGCCCCGAAAAATCAACCAAGTCCGAACAGGAAGACGAGGACGATcagttgattgaaaatattgacaaagTTCACCAGGACGAGGATTTTA TTTATCCAACTCTCGATGCCTCGGACGACGAGGAATTCATATTCAAACCCCGGGGGAAACGCCGCGTAGATGAAGCCTGGAATCCCAAGGCGAGAGTCGGCCCACTCTTGCCAAAAACGAACCGTCCGGCTCGCGAAGGCGTCAAGAAAACCTCGGTCGAAAAGGGGCTGGAAGCTGCGGCCGCGAAACGAGCCAAGCAACAT cCTGTGGCTAAACGTACTTATAacaagagaaaacaaaaagaagtcTTACTGCCGGTTATACCTGCGCCAATTGTCGTTCCCGCGCCGATGGAAGAGGTGGTTACGACGACAGATAGCTACGGTTCGATACTGACGAGTCCGAATCGGTTAAAAGACGTGAAAGCAAAATTGGCGGCCCCAATTCCTGCTG AACGAAAACCGAAGAAGGGTATGAAAACTGCGAAGCAACGGTTAGGGaagattttgaaacttcaTAAAATGATGCACTGA
- the LOC124183317 gene encoding histone lysine demethylase PHF8-like isoform X3, whose product MELGAARSQPGTYCFCGQSYTPEQFMIQCDVCKEWYHGGCVSVKEYSSTDLDKYHCPLCVETNGPSLMKTRMNWHRHDYAESEASSKAVQTGTPVFIRELKSRHFSKSDDIIKHVRGQQLTLQYLQTHGFETPVIIDGKDGLDMTVPPANFSVYDVESYIGGDREMDVIDVTKQSNVRMKLRDFVEYYNDPCRTRVLNVISLEFTNTGLSPMVEAPYIARKLDWVNSVWPRDWPEDSELKRPEVQKYCLMGVKDSFTDFHIDFGGTSVWYHVLRGEKIFYLVRPSPANIQLYQHWMCSSSQSETFFGDQADACYKCIIKQGQTMMIPTGWIHAVLTPVDSLVFGGNFLHSFNIPMQIQIYELEKKMKTPAKFQYPGFETINWFAAKRLLNELKELNNEEKKCPPYLMQGVKALLSILKQWNTDKDYNMTSRGQIPHTINSQKLLKDFSKDIRHAERYLISLNPPKPERESKRKRKKPSNKDFVDYDVADQISGKPVKVNAKETLKSDSKTEVDDISPSNRPPLKLTLPKPSMYPYNSSNVPSEEKTHLNNEKPKPLIKLGKQSLKVIKFKLGDKEVIRSTNEAINNFGNFTTDHLIETPKELTWKQSSVYDFHDGSNESSYSGFTIDEAPKRKKHQNPKASKSMSAVKKLKRDFDGDVDVLTDPPKNGIEELLKASAYTLGNAAQRVDTAAPTSVSQYGQPTPPPTGASPSTREAIAGMLSFSEQCYSTTSGSPEKSTKSEQEDEDDQLIENIDKVHQDEDFIYPTLDASDDEEFIFKPRGKRRVDEAWNPKARVGPLLPKTNRPAREGVKKTSVEKGLEAAAAKRAKQHPVAKRTYNKRKQKEVLLPVIPAPIVVPAPMEEVVTTTDSYGSILTSPNRLKDVKAKLAAPIPAERKPKKGMKTAKQRLGKILKLHKMMH is encoded by the exons ATGGAGCTCGGAGCTGCCCGCTCGCAGCCAGGAACGTATTGTTTCTGCGGTCAATCTTACACTCCCGAACAGTTTATGATACAATGCGATGTTTGTAAGGAATGGTACCACGGAGG ATGCGTATCGGTAAAGGAATATTCGTCAACAGATCTTGATAAGTACCACTGCCCATTGTGTGTGGAAACAAACGGCCCATCCCTGA TGAAAACCAGAATGAATTGGCACCGGCATGATTATGCCGAGTCGGAAGCAAGTTCAAAGGCAGTCCAGACTGGGACACCTGTTTTTATCAGAGAGCTGAAATCACGGCATTTTTCAAAGTCTGATGACATTATCAAACATGTCAGGGGTCAGCAATTGACactacaatatttacaaacacaTGGATTTGAAACACCTGTTATCATTGACGGCAAAGATGGCCTCGACATGACTGTTCCACCTGCAAACTTCAGTGTCTATGATGTAGAAAGTTACATTG GTGGAGATAGAGAGATGGATGTGATCGATGTCACCAAACAGAGCAACGTGCGGATGAAGCTTCGCGATTTTGTTGAGTATTATAACGACCCATGCCGTACGAGAGTCCTGAATGTTATCAGTCTAGAATTTACGAACACGGG ATTGTCTCCTATGGTCGAGGCCCCTTACATAGCACGGAAATTGGATTGGGTAAATTCCGTGTGGCCTCGAGACTGGCCTGAAGACAGTGAACTGAAAAGACCGGAAGTGCAAAAATATTGCCTGATGGGTGTGAAGGACAGTTTCACAGATTTCCACATTGACTTTGGTGGCACTTCTGTTTGGTATCATGTTCTCAGGggcgaaaaaatattctacctTGTCAGACCTTCACCAGCAAACATTCAACTTTATCAGCATTGGATGTGTAGTTCTAGCCAGAGTGAAACATTCTTTGGAGACCAGGCAGATGCTTGCTACAAATGCATCATTAAACAAGGACAGACAATGATGATACCAACTGGTTGGATCCACGCGGTTTTGACCCCTGTTGATTCTCTGGTCTTTgggggaaattttttgcacAGTTTCAATATACCTATGCAAATTCA GATCTATGaacttgaaaagaaaatgaaaactccCGCAAAATTCCAGTACCCTGGTTTCGAAACTATCAATTGGTTTGCCGCCAAACGACTGCTCAATGAGTTGAAGGAACTGAAtaatgaggagaaaaaatgcCCACCGTATTTGATGCAGGGTGTTAAGGCATTGCTAAGTATATTGAAACAGTGGAACACCGACAAAGAC TACAACATGACGAGTCGCGGTCAAATACCGCACACGATAAACAGTCAGAAATTATTGAAGGACTTTAGCAAGGATATAAGGCACGCGGAACGTTACTTAATATCCTTAAACCCTCCGAAACCGGAGCGCGAGAGTaaacggaaaagaaaaaagccgTCGAACAAAGATTTCGTTGATTATGACGTTGCCGATCAAATATCTGGAAAGCCGGTAAAAGTGAACGCGAAAGAGACGTTAAAATCAGATTCGAAAACCGAAGTAGACGACATTTCGCCTAGTAATAGACCCCCGCTAAAACTGACACTTCCCAAACCATCTATGTATCCTTACAATAGTTCAAACGTACCGTCGGAGGAAAAAACCCATCTCAATAACGAAAAACCGAAACCGTTGATTAAATTAGGGAAACAAAGTTTGAAGGTGATTAAGTTTAAGCTCGGGGACAAGGAGGTGATAAGAAGCACCAACGAAGCGATAaacaatttcggaaatttcacTACCGATCACTTGATCGAAACTCCTAAAGAATTGACGTGGAAACAGAGTTCTGTTTATGATTTTCACGACGGCAGTAACGAGAGCAGCTACAGTGGCTTTACAATCGATGAAGCGCCGaaacggaaaaagcaccaaaATCCGAAAGCGTCGAAAAGTATGTCGGccgttaaaaaattgaaacgggATTTTGACGGCGACGTTGACGTCCTTACCGATCCTCCCAAAAACGGTATAGAGGAACTCCTCAAAGCCTCAGCTTACACGCTGGGAAATGCCGCGCAACGGGTCGACACCGC GGCACCGACTAGTGTCTCGCAATACGGTCAACCAACACCGCCGCCAACCGG GGCATCACCGTCAACGCGTGAGGCCATTGCCGGCATGCTGTCGTTTAGCGAGCAATGCTACTCAACGACGTCTGGAAGCCCCGAAAAATCAACCAAGTCCGAACAGGAAGACGAGGACGATcagttgattgaaaatattgacaaagTTCACCAGGACGAGGATTTTA TTTATCCAACTCTCGATGCCTCGGACGACGAGGAATTCATATTCAAACCCCGGGGGAAACGCCGCGTAGATGAAGCCTGGAATCCCAAGGCGAGAGTCGGCCCACTCTTGCCAAAAACGAACCGTCCGGCTCGCGAAGGCGTCAAGAAAACCTCGGTCGAAAAGGGGCTGGAAGCTGCGGCCGCGAAACGAGCCAAGCAACAT cCTGTGGCTAAACGTACTTATAacaagagaaaacaaaaagaagtcTTACTGCCGGTTATACCTGCGCCAATTGTCGTTCCCGCGCCGATGGAAGAGGTGGTTACGACGACAGATAGCTACGGTTCGATACTGACGAGTCCGAATCGGTTAAAAGACGTGAAAGCAAAATTGGCGGCCCCAATTCCTGCTG AACGAAAACCGAAGAAGGGTATGAAAACTGCGAAGCAACGGTTAGGGaagattttgaaacttcaTAAAATGATGCACTGA
- the LOC124183317 gene encoding histone lysine demethylase PHF8-like isoform X4, with product MKTRMNWHRHDYAESEASSKAVQTGTPVFIRELKSRHFSKSDDIIKHVRGQQLTLQYLQTHGFETPVIIDGKDGLDMTVPPANFSVYDVESYIGGDREMDVIDVTKQSNVRMKLRDFVEYYNDPCRTRVLNVISLEFTNTGLSPMVEAPYIARKLDWVNSVWPRDWPEDSELKRPEVQKYCLMGVKDSFTDFHIDFGGTSVWYHVLRGEKIFYLVRPSPANIQLYQHWMCSSSQSETFFGDQADACYKCIIKQGQTMMIPTGWIHAVLTPVDSLVFGGNFLHSFNIPMQIQIYELEKKMKTPAKFQYPGFETINWFAAKRLLNELKELNNEEKKCPPYLMQGVKALLSILKQWNTDKDYNMTSRGQIPHTINSQKLLKDFSKDIRHAERYLISLNPPKPERESKRKRKKPSNKDFVDYDVADQISGKPVKVNAKETLKSDSKTEVDDISPSNRPPLKLTLPKPSMYPYNSSNVPSEEKTHLNNEKPKPLIKLGKQSLKVIKFKLGDKEVIRSTNEAINNFGNFTTDHLIETPKELTWKQSSVYDFHDGSNESSYSGFTIDEAPKRKKHQNPKASKSMSAVKKLKRDFDGDVDVLTDPPKNGIEELLKASAYTLGNAAQRVDTAAPTSVSQYGQPTPPPTGMCKLKTASSGRASPSTREAIAGMLSFSEQCYSTTSGSPEKSTKSEQEDEDDQLIENIDKVHQDEDFIYPTLDASDDEEFIFKPRGKRRVDEAWNPKARVGPLLPKTNRPAREGVKKTSVEKGLEAAAAKRAKQHPVAKRTYNKRKQKEVLLPVIPAPIVVPAPMEEVVTTTDSYGSILTSPNRLKDVKAKLAAPIPAERKPKKGMKTAKQRLGKILKLHKMMH from the exons A TGAAAACCAGAATGAATTGGCACCGGCATGATTATGCCGAGTCGGAAGCAAGTTCAAAGGCAGTCCAGACTGGGACACCTGTTTTTATCAGAGAGCTGAAATCACGGCATTTTTCAAAGTCTGATGACATTATCAAACATGTCAGGGGTCAGCAATTGACactacaatatttacaaacacaTGGATTTGAAACACCTGTTATCATTGACGGCAAAGATGGCCTCGACATGACTGTTCCACCTGCAAACTTCAGTGTCTATGATGTAGAAAGTTACATTG GTGGAGATAGAGAGATGGATGTGATCGATGTCACCAAACAGAGCAACGTGCGGATGAAGCTTCGCGATTTTGTTGAGTATTATAACGACCCATGCCGTACGAGAGTCCTGAATGTTATCAGTCTAGAATTTACGAACACGGG ATTGTCTCCTATGGTCGAGGCCCCTTACATAGCACGGAAATTGGATTGGGTAAATTCCGTGTGGCCTCGAGACTGGCCTGAAGACAGTGAACTGAAAAGACCGGAAGTGCAAAAATATTGCCTGATGGGTGTGAAGGACAGTTTCACAGATTTCCACATTGACTTTGGTGGCACTTCTGTTTGGTATCATGTTCTCAGGggcgaaaaaatattctacctTGTCAGACCTTCACCAGCAAACATTCAACTTTATCAGCATTGGATGTGTAGTTCTAGCCAGAGTGAAACATTCTTTGGAGACCAGGCAGATGCTTGCTACAAATGCATCATTAAACAAGGACAGACAATGATGATACCAACTGGTTGGATCCACGCGGTTTTGACCCCTGTTGATTCTCTGGTCTTTgggggaaattttttgcacAGTTTCAATATACCTATGCAAATTCA GATCTATGaacttgaaaagaaaatgaaaactccCGCAAAATTCCAGTACCCTGGTTTCGAAACTATCAATTGGTTTGCCGCCAAACGACTGCTCAATGAGTTGAAGGAACTGAAtaatgaggagaaaaaatgcCCACCGTATTTGATGCAGGGTGTTAAGGCATTGCTAAGTATATTGAAACAGTGGAACACCGACAAAGAC TACAACATGACGAGTCGCGGTCAAATACCGCACACGATAAACAGTCAGAAATTATTGAAGGACTTTAGCAAGGATATAAGGCACGCGGAACGTTACTTAATATCCTTAAACCCTCCGAAACCGGAGCGCGAGAGTaaacggaaaagaaaaaagccgTCGAACAAAGATTTCGTTGATTATGACGTTGCCGATCAAATATCTGGAAAGCCGGTAAAAGTGAACGCGAAAGAGACGTTAAAATCAGATTCGAAAACCGAAGTAGACGACATTTCGCCTAGTAATAGACCCCCGCTAAAACTGACACTTCCCAAACCATCTATGTATCCTTACAATAGTTCAAACGTACCGTCGGAGGAAAAAACCCATCTCAATAACGAAAAACCGAAACCGTTGATTAAATTAGGGAAACAAAGTTTGAAGGTGATTAAGTTTAAGCTCGGGGACAAGGAGGTGATAAGAAGCACCAACGAAGCGATAaacaatttcggaaatttcacTACCGATCACTTGATCGAAACTCCTAAAGAATTGACGTGGAAACAGAGTTCTGTTTATGATTTTCACGACGGCAGTAACGAGAGCAGCTACAGTGGCTTTACAATCGATGAAGCGCCGaaacggaaaaagcaccaaaATCCGAAAGCGTCGAAAAGTATGTCGGccgttaaaaaattgaaacgggATTTTGACGGCGACGTTGACGTCCTTACCGATCCTCCCAAAAACGGTATAGAGGAACTCCTCAAAGCCTCAGCTTACACGCTGGGAAATGCCGCGCAACGGGTCGACACCGC GGCACCGACTAGTGTCTCGCAATACGGTCAACCAACACCGCCGCCAACCGG TATGTGTAAATTGAAAACGGCTAGTTCTGGCAGGGCATCACCGTCAACGCGTGAGGCCATTGCCGGCATGCTGTCGTTTAGCGAGCAATGCTACTCAACGACGTCTGGAAGCCCCGAAAAATCAACCAAGTCCGAACAGGAAGACGAGGACGATcagttgattgaaaatattgacaaagTTCACCAGGACGAGGATTTTA TTTATCCAACTCTCGATGCCTCGGACGACGAGGAATTCATATTCAAACCCCGGGGGAAACGCCGCGTAGATGAAGCCTGGAATCCCAAGGCGAGAGTCGGCCCACTCTTGCCAAAAACGAACCGTCCGGCTCGCGAAGGCGTCAAGAAAACCTCGGTCGAAAAGGGGCTGGAAGCTGCGGCCGCGAAACGAGCCAAGCAACAT cCTGTGGCTAAACGTACTTATAacaagagaaaacaaaaagaagtcTTACTGCCGGTTATACCTGCGCCAATTGTCGTTCCCGCGCCGATGGAAGAGGTGGTTACGACGACAGATAGCTACGGTTCGATACTGACGAGTCCGAATCGGTTAAAAGACGTGAAAGCAAAATTGGCGGCCCCAATTCCTGCTG AACGAAAACCGAAGAAGGGTATGAAAACTGCGAAGCAACGGTTAGGGaagattttgaaacttcaTAAAATGATGCACTGA